Proteins encoded together in one Argiope bruennichi chromosome 1, qqArgBrue1.1, whole genome shotgun sequence window:
- the LOC129967906 gene encoding uncharacterized protein LOC129967906: protein MGTFLNSKWIFFLFIISYTLSTTTGRFAFRTRVKALPKPSTSFSFPQPSFTFHKPTNFKPSFDEILLLRIPDRKFFAPPPRRTVPDIPPPPRRGVNNIPPPPPRAVDNIPPLPPRAVDNIPPPPARAVDNIPPPPARAVDNIPPPPARAVDNIPPPPARAVDNIPPSPARAVDNIPPPPAKAVDNIPPPSSTGLKDIPPPSSKSSPTLEKQKSSLTDANKNPASQDSPSKPNKQSKPKDPESDLQSDSSKAKEFDQKSETDQLSAEKHQHPPHSKKKKSKDEPPDIDIPELEAEEDISNPNLPNADEKSKDKPNQDDSSSCEFLKFVKNKKILWKCGRLSHEKIACLVKCRKPFQLDASSYAIYECSHEVGWIPKTIPKCVLPGPE from the exons CACCACAGGGAGATTTGCATTCAGAACTAGAGTAAAGGCTTTACCCAAACCTTCGACCTCATTTAGTTTCCCTCAACCATCTTTCACTTTTCATAAACCCACAAACTTCAAACCATCATTTGACGAAATTCTTCTCCTGCGGATCCCTGACAGAAAATTCTTCGCTCCTCCACCTCGAAGGACTGTCCCTGATATTCCCCCTCCCCCTCGAAGAGGTGTCAACAATATTCCTCCTCCTCCTCCAAGAGCTGTCGACAATATTCCTCCTCTACCTCCAAGAGCTGTCGACAATATTCCTCCTCCACCTGCAAGAGCTGTAGACAATATTCCTCCTCCACCTGCAAGAGCTGTAGACAATATTCCTCCTCCACCTGCTAGAGCTGTAGACAATATTCCTCCTCCACCTGCAAGAGCTGTAGACAATATTCCTCCTTCACCTGCAAGAGCTGTCGACAATATTCCTCCTCCACCTGCAAAAGCTGTAGACAATATTCCTCCTCCATCCTCGACAGGCCTTAAAGATATTCCTCCCCCTTCCTCAAAGTCATCCCCTACCCTTGAGAAGCAAAAATCTTCACTAACAGATGCGAATAAAAATCCTGCTTCCCAGGACTCTCCGTCGAAACCAAACAAGCAATCAAAACCTAAGGACCCAGAAAGTGACCTACAGTCGGATTCTTCGAAAGCTAAGGAGTTTGATCAGAAATCGGAAACAGATCAATTATCCGCGGAAAAGCATCAACATCCACCACAttcgaaaaaaaagaaatcgaaagatGAACCCCCGGACATAGATATTCCAGAATTGGAAGCAGAAGAGGATATTTCAAATCCCAATCTTCCGAATGCAGATGAGAAGTCAAAGGACAAACCAAACCAAGATG attctTCGAGTTGTGAATTCCTGAAATTCGTTAAGAACAAAAAGATTTTATGGAAATGTGGTCGCTTGTCTCACGAGAAAATTGCTTGCCTAGTAAAATGCAGAAAGCCATTTCAATTGGACGCTTCATCCTATGCTATATATGAATGCAGCCATGAAGTTGGTTGGATACCAAAAACCATACCCAAATGTGTTTTACCAG gACCGGAGTAA